The following are encoded together in the Pseudodesulfovibrio indicus genome:
- a CDS encoding LacI family DNA-binding transcriptional regulator, with amino-acid sequence MTQHLSQKKVTIKDVARECNVSIQTVSRVLNNRSDVSDATRDKVQAVIDGLGYQPSIIARGMRRQSDTLGVIISGLRYTGVATTLNGVARASEERGFTLILKETSSMDCRDVLSFIHSLMAHQVRGIICAAPQVGSNWTILQQSLPAKTPPLVFLKGNPLAAPVTVSIDNYAAGYKITRHLIDRGYTRIAHINGPRDWWESIERERGWRQALIEAGLPVHDRAVVAGDWSPASGRESYLRLLKGYPEMDAVFAANDQMALGVLHEAGLRGVNVPESLGVAGMDDIPESAFFTPALTTIRQNFHQLGDLAVRKLLYLAGTTPDDECVAKDTIIIQPEVIARQSTNRNGE; translated from the coding sequence ATGACACAGCATCTGAGCCAGAAAAAGGTCACCATCAAGGACGTCGCCAGAGAGTGCAACGTCTCCATCCAGACCGTTTCGCGCGTGTTGAACAACCGCAGCGACGTCTCCGATGCGACCCGCGACAAGGTCCAGGCGGTCATCGACGGGCTGGGCTACCAGCCGAGCATCATCGCCCGGGGCATGCGCAGGCAGAGCGACACCCTGGGCGTGATCATTTCCGGGCTCCGCTACACCGGCGTGGCCACGACCCTCAACGGCGTGGCCAGGGCCTCGGAGGAGCGGGGGTTCACCCTCATCCTCAAGGAAACGTCCTCCATGGACTGCCGCGACGTCCTGTCCTTCATCCATTCCCTGATGGCGCACCAGGTGCGCGGCATCATCTGCGCCGCCCCGCAAGTGGGCTCGAACTGGACCATCCTGCAACAATCCCTCCCGGCCAAGACCCCGCCGCTGGTCTTTCTCAAGGGCAACCCGCTGGCCGCGCCCGTGACCGTTTCCATCGACAACTATGCCGCGGGATACAAGATCACCCGGCACCTCATAGATCGGGGGTACACCCGCATCGCCCACATCAACGGCCCGAGGGACTGGTGGGAATCCATCGAGCGGGAGCGCGGGTGGCGGCAGGCCCTGATCGAAGCCGGCTTGCCCGTCCACGACCGGGCCGTGGTCGCCGGCGACTGGTCGCCCGCGTCCGGCAGGGAGAGCTACCTCCGCCTCCTGAAAGGCTACCCCGAAATGGACGCCGTATTCGCGGCCAACGACCAGATGGCGCTGGGCGTGCTGCACGAGGCCGGACTGCGCGGTGTGAACGTTCCCGAATCCTTGGGCGTCGCGGGCATGGACGACATCCCGGAGTCGGCGTTTTTCACCCCGGCGCTGACCACGATCCGGCAGAATTTCCACCAATTGGGCGACCTGGCGGTCCGCAAGCTCCTGTACCTTGCGGGCACCACTCCGGATGACGAATGCGTTGCCAAAGACACGATCATCATCCAGCCGGAGGTGATCGCGCGCCAATCCACCAACAGGAACGGAGAGTGA
- a CDS encoding HAD family hydrolase has product MMENGRRIGVLWDMDGVIVDSGEAHYVSWQASLKRYGLPCTREFFDETFGMNNRGIISLLLKRDATDEEVDAIGGLKEELFRQDIKGNIAPLPGVVEWLERFKRAGFPQAVASSAPQENIDAIIDGIGLRASFQALVSGSALPGKPDPSTFLLAAERLGLPPSECLVIEDAKVGVQAAKAAGMRCLAVCTTHRAEELAKADLVLKGLADLTSDAVGTLFP; this is encoded by the coding sequence ATGATGGAGAACGGCAGACGCATCGGCGTCCTGTGGGACATGGACGGCGTCATCGTGGACAGCGGCGAAGCCCATTACGTTTCCTGGCAGGCGTCCCTGAAACGATACGGCCTTCCCTGCACCCGGGAGTTCTTTGACGAGACCTTCGGCATGAACAACAGGGGGATCATCTCCCTGCTCCTGAAACGCGACGCGACCGACGAGGAAGTGGACGCCATCGGCGGTCTGAAGGAAGAGCTTTTTCGGCAGGACATCAAGGGCAACATCGCCCCCCTGCCCGGCGTGGTCGAATGGCTCGAGCGGTTCAAACGGGCGGGATTTCCCCAGGCCGTGGCCTCTTCGGCGCCTCAGGAAAACATCGACGCCATCATCGACGGCATCGGTCTGCGTGCGTCGTTTCAGGCGCTGGTCTCCGGCTCCGCGCTGCCCGGCAAGCCGGACCCGAGCACGTTCCTGTTGGCCGCCGAGCGCCTGGGCCTGCCGCCCTCCGAATGCCTGGTCATCGAAGACGCCAAGGTCGGCGTCCAGGCGGCCAAGGCGGCGGGCATGCGGTGCCTGGCCGTGTGCACCACGCACCGGGCGGAAGAACTGGCGAAAGCGGACCTGGTCCTCAAGGGGCTGGCCGACCTGACCTCCGACGCCGTGGGAACGCTGTTCCCCTGA